The sequence AATATCGTCGGGTCAGCGTGCGCGGCGAGTTTGTCAGTCAATGGCCGGTGTATCTGGACAATCGCCCGCAAGGTGGCAGACCCGGCTTGTATGTCGTGATGCCGTTCAGGATTGCCGGCGGCACAAACCATGTTCTGGTCGAGCGTGGCTGGATCGCACTCAACACGGCGAACCGGACAACGATGTTGCCCTATCAAACGCCGGTTGGCGAGATCGAGATCAGTGGTACTGTGCGTCGCCACGCCGGGCGTGTCATGCAATTAGGCCGTGCCGCCGAACTGAAGCCGGGTGCGCTGTTGCAGAACCTCGAGATCGTTGATTTTTCCAAAGCCTCGGGTTTGGCCATGCAACCGGTCTTGATTGAACAGGCCACTACGCCAGGTGCAGCGACAGACGGGCTGGTGCGCGACTGGCCCACTCCTTCAAGTGGTATCGACATGCATCGTGGCTATGCCTTCCAGTGGTATGCACTGGCCGTGATGGCTTTTCTCTTTTTTGTAGTGACAGGATTCCGACGTGAACCAGACTGACCAAACTACCCCCGCAAACGCACCGTCAACCGATCGCCAGGCATCGGGGCGCTGGAAACTGTTTGCCATCCTCGGCGTTTGCGCTTTCCCGCTGATCGCCTCGTACGTCACGTATTACGTGATTAAACCGCAGGCGCGCACCAACTACGGCGACTTCATCGATTACACGGTTCATCCGATTCCCGCCGACCTGAATACCACGACACTCGATGGCGCGCCAAAGGGGTTAAAAGACCTCGAAGGTAAATGGCTCATGCTGACCGTCGACGGCGGCGCTTGTGCTGAAGCCTGCAGCAAGAAGCTGTATGACATCCGCCAGTTGCGGGTGGCGCAGGGTCGCGAGCGGGATCGTCTCGAACGGGTCTGGCTGATTACCGATAAGGTTCCGCTGGAAACCCAGATCATCCGGGAGTTTGATGGCACGCAAATGTTGCGCGCTCAGGCTGATGCCGTCGCCAAATGGCTGCCGGCCGAAACGGGTACCACGGTCGCCGACCACATTTACCTGGTCGATCCGCTCGGCCGGTTAATGATGCGCTTTCCAAAAGATCGTGATCCTAATCTGATCAAGAAAGATCTCGGTAAGTTACTCAAAGCTTCCAGTATTGGATAACGCGCGATGCTGATTCAACTAGCCATAATGGGTGTGCTGGCAGCGCTGTTGCCGCTGTCTATCGTCTGGGTATCTGCGGATGCTGACAAGTACCGAAAGCTGTCCTGGGTCACCTTGTTCCTGACTTTCGACCTGATCATCTTTGGTGCCTTCACGCGGTTGACCGATTCCGGGCTGGGTTGTCCGGACTGGCCTGGTTGCTACGGCCATGCCAATCCGCTGCAGGCACATGCAATGATCAGCGCCGCACAGAGCGCGATGCCGGAAGGTCCGGTCACAGTGTTCAAGGCCTGGGTCGAAATGATCCATCGATATCTGGCCATGGGTGTCGGCGTCCTCATTGTGTCGCTGATGGTTATCGCATGGATCCGCTG comes from Actimicrobium sp. CCC2.4 and encodes:
- a CDS encoding cytochrome C oxidase subunit I; the encoded protein is MNQTDQTTPANAPSTDRQASGRWKLFAILGVCAFPLIASYVTYYVIKPQARTNYGDFIDYTVHPIPADLNTTTLDGAPKGLKDLEGKWLMLTVDGGACAEACSKKLYDIRQLRVAQGRERDRLERVWLITDKVPLETQIIREFDGTQMLRAQADAVAKWLPAETGTTVADHIYLVDPLGRLMMRFPKDRDPNLIKKDLGKLLKASSIG
- a CDS encoding SURF1 family protein; its protein translation is MCRSGTRFRLRKNACGTPNIGLCKKFIVMRIRFHFRLIPFIAAAFLVLLGIFLAQWQTRRAAEKQQIETQLTARALAPVLALGTAPVQADALEYRRVSVRGEFVSQWPVYLDNRPQGGRPGLYVVMPFRIAGGTNHVLVERGWIALNTANRTTMLPYQTPVGEIEISGTVRRHAGRVMQLGRAAELKPGALLQNLEIVDFSKASGLAMQPVLIEQATTPGAATDGLVRDWPTPSSGIDMHRGYAFQWYALAVMAFLFFVVTGFRREPD